In the Arachis ipaensis cultivar K30076 chromosome B10, Araip1.1, whole genome shotgun sequence genome, one interval contains:
- the LOC110268399 gene encoding uncharacterized protein LOC110268399, with the protein MASNSPYIVVLVYLNCRMRNGENRVTFECEDPILFRTRRVEMLSDLRSLILSKLGGTKARKIGRVAYRLLAPIGNGVFRFRLFRLLGDEHVRVMFDIHGRIMVEQIMELSVEVGHGGDGPSVHSTYVQDDRPLAPLPIHVAVPVDEAEEGEEESDEDYVGDSGDSDLSDSRDEDECVPETPVPTVAHHVLPPPLPIPALSAVLSHHHSLDLDVMHERTLFLDTGEEDYNLDGGVEFRVGHKFKSREAVLQGVKNYNIRRSAEYRVIESDRLKYHVQCRQAENGC; encoded by the coding sequence ATGGCAAGTAATAGTCCATACATAGTTGTGCTTGTTTATCTCAACTGTCGTATGAGAAACGGCGAGAACAGGGTGACATTTGAGTGTGAGGATCCGATATTGTTTCGAACTCGGCGGGTGGAGATGTTGTCCGATttgaggagtttgatattgagcaagcTCGGGGGTACAAAAGCGAGGAAAATCGGAAGGGTGGCGTATAGGTTGCTGGCACCCATAGGTAACGGAGTCTTCCGGTTTCGACTATTCCGACTTCTAGGGGACGAGCATGTGCGAGTGATGTTCGACATCCATGGGAGGATCATGGTTGAGCAAATAATGGAGCTTTCTGTAGAGGTGGGACACGGTGGCGACGGTCCTTCCGTACACTCGACCTATGTGCAGGACGACCGACCCCTTGCACCACTGCCCATTCATGTCGCCGTTCCAGTGGATGAGGCAGAGGAGGGCGAGGAGGAGTCGGACGAGGATTACGTGGGGGACAGTGGTGACAGTGACTTGTCTGATAGTAGGGATGAGGATGAGTGTGTTCCGGAGACACCTGTTCCGACCGTGGCCCACCATGTCTTGCCTCCACCTCTTCCAATACCGGCACTTTCGGCAGTTCTGTCTCACCATCACAGTCTGGATCTAGACGTCATGCATGAGAGGACTCTGTTTCTTGACACGGGTGAAGAGGATTACAACCTAGACGGCGGTGTAGAGTTTCGGGTCGGCCACAAGTTTAAGAGCCGAGAGGCAGTGCTTCAAGGTGTGAAGAACTACAATATTCGGAGGAGTGCGGAGTATCGGGTGATCGAATCAGACCggttaaagtaccatgtgcagtGCCGTCAAGCTGAGAATGGGTGTTAA